In Acipenser ruthenus chromosome 58, fAciRut3.2 maternal haplotype, whole genome shotgun sequence, a genomic segment contains:
- the LOC131696854 gene encoding E3 ubiquitin-protein ligase TRIM35-like, producing MSANTSALEADLSCAVCREIFKNPVTLHCNHSFCKACLYQCWKEKRVRECPVCRRRASMEELPVDFKLRNIVESFLKERSQNPPAPTGICSLHDEKLKLFCVDDKEAVCLVCQTSEKHEKHKFRPVQEAARDYKGELKTALKPLQDKLKTFNEVKNECDETAKHMKKQAQQTERQVKEEFEKLHQFLRDEEKARIAALRREEEQKGRIMKEKIEKLTREISSLSDTIRVIEEEMEAEDIFFLQKYKDTQRRAECTLQDPQCVSGVLIDVAEHLGSLKYKVWEKMLGIVQYTPVSLDPNTAHPALILSEDLTSVSLNKERQQISHNLERFDHSACVLGSQGFTSGRHCWDVELGSNSYWFLGVTKESSQRKGKFTLSPGTGYWVIALLDGDQYWAWTSPRTRLTVEKKPQKIRVQLDCDGGEVAFFDSSDMRKPLYTFKHRFTERMFPYFSLGSSAPFRVCPVKTVIKVD from the exons ATGTCAGCAAACACTTCTGCTCTGGAGGCAGATCTTTCCTGTGCTGTGTGCCGTGAGATTTTCAAGAATCCAGTAACTCTTCATTGTAACCACAGCTTCTGTAAAGCATGTCTTTATCAGTGCTGGAAAGAGAAGAGAGTTCGGGAATGTCCCGTGTGCAGGAGGAGGGCTTCAATGGAGGAGCTTCCTGTGGATTTCAAGCTCAGGAATATTGTGGAGTCCTTCTTAAAGGAACGCAGTCAGAATCCTCCAGCACCTACTGGAATATGCAGTCTGCATGATGAAAAACTGAAGCTGTTCTGTGTGGATGATAAAGAGGCTGTCTGTCTTGTGTGTCAAACTTCAGAGAAACATGAGAAGCACAAGTTCCGTCCTGTTCAGGAGGCTGCACGGGATTATAAG GGAGAACTCAAGACTGCGCTGAAGCCCTTGCAGGACAAGCTGAAAACCTTTAATGAAGTTAAAAACGAATGTGATGAAACAGCAAAGCACATGAAG AAACAAGCCCAGCAAACAGAGAGGCAGGTAAAGGAGGAGTTTGAGAAACTTCACCAGTTTCTACGAGATGAAGAAAAGGCCAGGATAGCTGCACTGAGGAGGGAAGAGGAACAAAAGGGAAGAATCATGAAAGAGAAGATTGAAAAACTTACAAGAGAAATCTCATCCCTTTCAGACACAATCAGAGTGATAGAAGAGGAGATGGAAGCTGAAGACATCTTCTTCCTGCAG aagtacaaagacacacagagaag AGCCGAGTGCACACTGCAGGATCCACAGTGTGTTTCAGGAGTGCTGATAGATGTAGCCGAGCACCTGGGCTCTCTGAAGTACAAAGTGTGGGAGAAGATGCTGGGGATTGTTCAATACA CTCCAGTGAGTCTGGATCCCAACACAGCACACCCTGCTCTGATACTGTCTGAGGATCTAACAAGTGTGAGTCTCAACAAGGAGAGACAGCAGATTTCTCACAACCTAGAGCGGTTTGATCACTCTGCTTGTGTGCTGGGCTCTCAGGGATTCACTTCAGGGAGACACTGCTGGGACGTGGAACTGGGGAGCAATAGTTATTGGTTTCTGGGTGTGACTAAAGAGTCCAGCCAGAGGAAAGGGAAATTCACTCTGAGCCCAGGAACAGGATACTGGGTTATAGCCCTGTTGGATGGGGATCAGTACTGGGCATGGACCTCACCACGGACACGACTCACTGTGGAGAAGAAACCCCAGAAGATCAGAGTTCAGCTGGACTGTGACGGGGGGGAGGTGGCATTCTTTGACTCCAGTGATATGAGAAAACCTctctacacttttaaacacagatttactgaGAGAATGTTTCCATATTTCTCTCTTGGCTCTTCTGCCCCCTTCAGAGTGTGCCCTGTGAAGACAGTTATAAAAGTGGACTAG